GGGCCGGTCTGGGCTGCCGACGTCAGGCGTGCCGAGTGCGGTGGCTCCGGCAGCGCCGGGCGCGGCACCATCTACGCCCCGCGCTGCAGTGCCTGCGCGGACGTCCGCCCCGTGCTCCTCGGCAGGCCGGTGGAAGATGCGGGTGACCGTGTGCAACGGCGCCCCGGCCTGACCCCGGAGTGGGGTAGGCCGGGGCGCCATCGGAGCAGGTCAGGTTCCGAGGTATTCCAGGAGCCAGCTGACCGGCACGTCGTCCGCCGAGTCGGCGGTAGCCGTTTTCATGCGGCCGATGAGGACCTTCCGGGTGCCGGGTGGCAGCTTCTCGGCGAGGCGGTCGCCGTTGTCGGGGACGTTGCGGGGCTGCACGCCGCTCCAGGAGCCGCTGGTGTAGATGCTCACGCCGAGCCTGACGTCTGCGTAGGCGCAGCCGAAGCTGAGCCATGTGTCGCCCCAGGGGCCCGCGTTGGGCGGAGGCACGGTCAGGATGATCGTGTGCTTGTAGTGGATGAGCCCACCAGCCTCGGTGAACGCGAAGCCATGCGGGATCTGGTCGAGTTGGAAGCTGTTGGCCACTAGCTACTCCTTGCTCAGCAGGGGAGCGACACATCACACGGTAGGAACCCAACATCCTGATTTGTTATTTTTTATGGCTAAACCAGCGATACGAGTGGAGCTGGTGCGCCCCGCACTGCCCCACACGCCCGCGTACCCCCTGCTGTCAACTGGTCTCCGGCGCGAAAGCTTTGGCCTGAACACGGATCTGGCCGGCGCACGGGCGACATTTCCGGTGGTCCAACTTCGTGGGAGTTCTCGCTTCCGTGTCCGGGATGGTTCTCAGTTTGATGTCCGGTCTTGGGCGTTGTGGGCCGGGCCGACCCGGGTGTTTCTATCGGGTGTTGAGCAGTGGTGGCCGGGTGCTGGTGCTGGACAAGCAGTGAGGGTTGGCTGGTCATTGAGTGGTGATAGGTGTCGTTTTGTCGGTGGGTGTTCGTCATTGTTTTGTCAGTGGGTTAGTGGGGTGTCTGAGCTGGTGGTGAGGGGTGCTGGGTTCTGACAGTGGATGCCGATGGGTGACTGTCGTTTTTGCGGGGCGTGGTGGTCGGTTTGCTGCTGATCGCTATCAGGGGTGGGGTGTTCGTGCTGGTCAGTGGGGTGGTGTGGCAGCAGGGGTCGGCCATGCGGGGTCGCCGGTCAGGATGTTGATGGCGGGGGTGATTCCTGATGCTGCGGCGATGTCGGTGAGTTGGTTGTGGTGGTGGAAGTTGGTGTGCCGGAACAGGTGCCTGCTGGGGTGGTGGTGAGCGTTGAGGTAGTGCCAGGCCCGTGCGGCGATCAGCAGGGGCTGCGCCCATGTGGGGACGGGGTGCCAGCGGCGTGTGCTTGTCGGCCGGTACGGCCGGCGGGGGAGGGCGAGGGCGGTGGCGTCGGGTGCGAGGTCTGCGAGCCGGGCGGCGGCTAGTTGTTCGGGCTGGTCTGTGTTGCTGAGGAGTTGGGCGGCGAGGAGTCCTGCGTGGAGCGGGTGCCCGATCTGCTGTACCTGCTGGATGAGTTCGTGTCCGCTGTCTCGGGTGTGGGTGTCGGGGCCGTCTGCGTGCGGCCTCGTGCCCGGGCGTACAGGGCCTTTCTCTCGGAGCCTGTCTCGGGCCGCGTCGAAGTCGTCGGTCCTCTGGTAGCCGGTGCTCAGCCTGGCTGCGCGTTCGGTGAGACGGGTGTCCGGTTCGCGGTGCCAGATGAGGATGAGGTGGATCCCGGTACGGGCTCGCAGTGTGTCGAGCTGTTCCCATCGTGTCGGGGTGAGGGTGTGGGCGCGCAGGACGATGACGTGTCCGGTCCGATGGGCGTTGATCCAGGAAGCGGCTGCGGTCCAGGCGGGGCCCACCTTGTCTGCCCACGAGGCGCGGTGCCGGGGCGCGTTCATATCGTGGGGCGGGAGCTGTTTGCCGAGCGCGCACAGGATGTCCTGGGCCAGAGCGGGCGGGGCGGACGAGCCGGGGGAGGGGTGGAGGGTGACGCGTCCGTTCTCGGGGGAGTGTGCGTCCAGGGCGGCAGCCGTCCATGCGGGGTGGTCGTCGGCGTCGATGACGATACGGACCGCTCGGGCTGCTGTGTGCCTTCGGCCTCGTGAGGCTGCGCTGCGCGTGGCCGGGATGTTGCTGCCGCTCACATGCCGCCGATCTTGCTGTAGACCCAGTGGATGAGCTCTTCGGTGACGTGCTCGGTGCCGGTCTTGTCCATGCCGGAGACCAGGTGGGCGGTGATGTTGGCCCAGTTACGGAAGCTGCCGTGGGCGGCTTCCTGGTCGACCATGTCGATCAGCGAGGGCTCGCAGGTGGCCCATATGGGGTGGAAGGCGGGGATGACCTTGCGGATCTGGTTCTTGGGCAGACGGGTGAACTCCTGCCAGATGTAGATCCGCGAGGCCAGCATCGGCTCGCGCCGCAGTACGCGATAGCAGTTGTCGCCGCCGGCGAAGATGACCGCGATGTCGGTGTGCTTGTCGTCCCACAGGTGGCGCCAGAACTCGAATCCGGTCCGGCTCATCCACTGTGCCTCGTCGCAGACCAGGACCCGGAACTGTTCGGCGAGAGCCTCTTTGAGGAGGGCATCGAACTCGCTGGGCCGCCTCGGTGGTTCACCGGGCAGCCGCAGCGCCTTGAACAGGCCGTGCCGGATGTCGCGCGGGGTGGGTCCGGCCCGTAGCTCGAGCCGGTAGGTCGCCCGCGGTGCCAGCTCGCGCAGGGCGGAGTTCACGGCCATGGTCTTGCCGTAGCCGGCCGGCCCGTACGCGCACATCATGGCCTTGGCCTTGATGACCGCTTCGATGTTGTCCTTGGTGGTCAGCAGTGATTCCGTGCCGACCAGCTGGGCGTCTTCGAGGCCGAGGAAATGATCGTCACGCATCGCAGGCAGACGCCCGTAGGCCAGGTCAGTTCGTGTCACCGTGACGGTCCTTTTCCTGCTCGGTGGATGAGGGTTCGATGGGCCTGGCCCAGTGCTCGGGCGCGGGAGCGTGAGGGATGAGGTCGGGGCGGGCCAGCGTCCTGCGCCCGCTTCGGCCGGTCTCGTCGAGCTCGCCAGCCGCTTCGCTGTGGGTGGGGGTCCGGCTGCGCGTGGCGGGCGCGGCAACGGTCTGGGCCTTGAAACGGTCCCGCCGGAGCTTCTCGGCGGCCTTGAGATCAGCGCGCAGGCGGCGGGCGGCCGCGGTGCGCGCAGCTTTGAGCGCACGGACCTGCTCGCCAGTGGCTGCGTCGGCCAGGTACGCGCTGCCCAGATGGGCCCCGGAGACGCCGAAGACCTCGATGAGGTCGTCGTGGTGGGGCAGATGCCGGACCACGACGCGGGTGCCGGTACGGCCCACCATCCAGTCGGCGATGTAGTCCCGACGGTGCCAGCGGACGCCGTGAGTGGTGATGGTGCGCTCCCGCCCGTCGTCCTCGAGGGCGAAACCGGCGAGCTGCTCGGCCGGCACATCGGCCACGGGGGTGGGATCGGCCGCCCATGCCTGGAGCGGTGTCCTGCCGCCCAGGGCATCGGGGCGGTGCTCGCTGTTCCACCACTGCACCCAATCCAGCAGGCCGCTGACGAAAGAGGCGAAGGTGAGCGCGGGAGCGTCGGGGTCCGCCGGGCGCCCGCCGGTGAGTTTGGGCCGGTGGGTGTAGCGGGGCAGGAGCACGAAGTGCATCTCTTCGGCGGCGTCGTTGAGCGCCTCGACCGTGCCCTTGAGATGCGGGGTGTAAGCGGGCAGGTCGATGACCGCGACGGCGAACGCCCCCATCGCGCCCGTGACCGTGCGGCACAGGAACTCCTTGCCCCGGTCCACCCGGATCGCGGCCGGCAGCCCGCCCGCAGGCCCGTACGGCGCCCGCCGGTCGATCGCGGACCGCAACGCGGCCAGGACCGCGTCCCTGGAGGGTGCGTGCGGGGTGACGGCCACACCGACGATCACCTTGGTCGCGCAGTCGATGAACCAGGTCACCCACGGACAGACCAGCTCGCCCTCAACGTCCACCTGGACCGGCACCCGCTTGTGATCGCCCTCCCAGACCACGTTGCGGTGAGTGGGCGGACGCTTGGCGAACACGTCATGCGCCCGCCGCGCCTTCTCGCCCTGCCTGAGCCCGGCCCGCTCGCCGGCCGTCAGGTCCCGGCGAATGGCCCGGTGCAGTGTCGCCAGCGAGGGAACCTCGGGCCGCTCGGGATCCTTGCGGGCACGTTCGACGAGTTCGGCATGGACCCGGGAAGCGTTTCCGCCCCACAAGGCCAGCAGCTGCCGTACCTCAGCCGTCACCGTGAACCGCCCGGCCGGCATCCGGTCCAGGCGGCCCTCCGCCCGGGCCGCGGCCAGCCACCGCCACACCGTCCGCTCCGACTTCCCCAACGCCTGTGCCACCAGCCGGACATGGCCGGACGTCAGCTCGCCCCGGACCTCCAAGCCGAACAGCCGCTGCACCGCGGCCACCCGGCCGACCTCGACGGCACGTACTGTCTGCGCGTGCCGTGCACCAGTTCTGTCGTCGGACATGCTCCAGGTCTCTCACGGGATCTGCAGCCCGTTGACGGGATCCGGCATTGCGATGACAGTGACGAGGCGCATCTGCTAAAGCTTCTCCACCGGCATCCTTCGGCTTCCGTGTGCTGTTCTCAGCGGCGCCGTTTTGAGCTTGTGGGGTGGTCAATGACGTCGGCTGCTGCCCGGCCAGTGCGGTGAGGCTGCCGGAGCCGGTGAGGCAGGCCATCACCCGGGACGGCATCAGCGGCGCGCCCGATACTCATGGCAACAGCAGGCGAACAACGGCTTCGCTGCAGGACTCCCGGCCAGACGACCAATCGGACGATCCTGCGATAGCGACCATTGGAGATTTGCCGGAGAGTTGAGATTCAGCATCCGCGCGTCCGTCACGATTCCTAGTTCCAGCAGGGCGATCGGGCCACGGAGTGATGTCAGTGGTGACGGGCAGAATGTGGTCAGGGGAAGGAGTGGCAATGTCCACTGAGGGGTCTGACCTGCGGATACCTGCGCCCAGCGGTTGCCGTTGGTGCGGGGTCGATGAACGCGAGCACATGCAGCGGTGGAAGCCGCCGGTGGGATGGCACGAGTGGGTCGCTCCGACA
This genomic interval from Streptomyces sp. NBC_00376 contains the following:
- a CDS encoding ATP-binding protein, producing the protein MTRTDLAYGRLPAMRDDHFLGLEDAQLVGTESLLTTKDNIEAVIKAKAMMCAYGPAGYGKTMAVNSALRELAPRATYRLELRAGPTPRDIRHGLFKALRLPGEPPRRPSEFDALLKEALAEQFRVLVCDEAQWMSRTGFEFWRHLWDDKHTDIAVIFAGGDNCYRVLRREPMLASRIYIWQEFTRLPKNQIRKVIPAFHPIWATCEPSLIDMVDQEAAHGSFRNWANITAHLVSGMDKTGTEHVTEELIHWVYSKIGGM
- a CDS encoding Mu transposase C-terminal domain-containing protein; the protein is MQRLFGLEVRGELTSGHVRLVAQALGKSERTVWRWLAAARAEGRLDRMPAGRFTVTAEVRQLLALWGGNASRVHAELVERARKDPERPEVPSLATLHRAIRRDLTAGERAGLRQGEKARRAHDVFAKRPPTHRNVVWEGDHKRVPVQVDVEGELVCPWVTWFIDCATKVIVGVAVTPHAPSRDAVLAALRSAIDRRAPYGPAGGLPAAIRVDRGKEFLCRTVTGAMGAFAVAVIDLPAYTPHLKGTVEALNDAAEEMHFVLLPRYTHRPKLTGGRPADPDAPALTFASFVSGLLDWVQWWNSEHRPDALGGRTPLQAWAADPTPVADVPAEQLAGFALEDDGRERTITTHGVRWHRRDYIADWMVGRTGTRVVVRHLPHHDDLIEVFGVSGAHLGSAYLADAATGEQVRALKAARTAAARRLRADLKAAEKLRRDRFKAQTVAAPATRSRTPTHSEAAGELDETGRSGRRTLARPDLIPHAPAPEHWARPIEPSSTEQEKDRHGDTN